A part of Perognathus longimembris pacificus isolate PPM17 chromosome 18, ASM2315922v1, whole genome shotgun sequence genomic DNA contains:
- the LOC125367132 gene encoding 5-hydroxyisourate hydrolase-like, whose amino-acid sequence MLQRQLSSRQGSSMESKSSPLTTHVLDTASGLPAQGLCLRLSRLEDLTQQWTELRKSYTDTDGRCPGLLTPGQMKPGTYKLSFDTEAYWKKRRQESFYPYVELFSTLQMKLRSSTCLCY is encoded by the exons ATGCTACAGCGACAACTGAGCTCCCGGCAG GGCAGTAGCATGGAGTCCAAGAGCAGCCCGCTGACCACACATGTGCTAGACACGGCCTCGGGGCTCCCGGCTCAGGGCCTCTGCCTTCGTTTATCCAGGCTGGAAGACCTCACCCAGCAGTGGACAGAATTGAGGAAGAG CTACACAGACACAGATGGCCGATGCCCTGGACTCCTGACACCAGgtcaaatgaagccaggcacctaCAAACTGTCTTTCGACACTGAGGCTTACTGGAAGAAAAGGCGCCAGGAGAGCTTCTACCCATATGTGGAG TTGTTTTCAACATTGCAAATGAAACTCAGAAGTTCCACGTGCCTCTGCTACTGA